The following proteins are co-located in the Solanum pennellii chromosome 1, SPENNV200 genome:
- the LOC107008539 gene encoding gallate 1-beta-glucosyltransferase-like, which translates to MGSQGEKAPIHVFMVSFPGQGHVNPLIRLGKRLAAKGIFVTLSTAESHGFQMKKVNKNLSDKPTPYGSGMIRFKFIDDGWDYSKPEGNDLGLYIQHLESVGKQVLPQMIEEEEKQGRPVSCLINNAFIPWVSDIAETLGIPSAVLWVQSAASFSCYYHYMHQLATFPTESNPQLQLQLPGMPLLKHDEIPSFLHPASPYTMLKKAILGQFEKLSNPFRILMDTFHELELDLVDQLSKICPIKTVGPLFMYPKLISPNGNDIRGDYFTSDSGIIQWLDSKSASSVVYISFGSIVMLKQEQIDELAYGLLNSGVNFLWVVKEPSVGTGYLPVKLPDGFLDKAGDRAKIVQWCPQEQVLAHPSLSCFLTHCGWNSTMEAISIGTPIIAFPQWGDQVLDAKYLVDVFKVGIQLCRGEDENRIIPREEVEKCVREATSGAKAAEMKENALKWKTVAEDAVADGGSSQQNLQAFIDDIVTKCTAEKFKKASLQ; encoded by the coding sequence ATGGGTTCTCAAGGGGAAAAGGCACCAATTCATGTTTTTATGGTTTCATTTCCAGGCCAAGGACATGTCAATCCTCTAATTCGATTGGGCAAACGCCTAGCAGCCAAGGGAATTTTCGTCACATTATCCACCGCTGAAAGTCATggttttcaaatgaaaaaagttaataaaaactTAAGCGATAAGCCAACACCTTATGGTTCAGGTATGATAAGATTTAAGTTTATTGATGATGGTTGGGATTATTCGAAGCCCGAGGGTAATGACCTCGGGCTTTACATTCAGCATCTAGAGTCTGTAGGTAAACAAGTCCTTCCTCAAATGATTGAGGAAGAAGAGAAACAGGGTCGCCCTGTTTCTTGTCTTATTAATAATGCCTTTATTCCGTGGGTTTCAGATATTGCTGAAACCCTCGGAATTCCTAGTGCTGTTCTTTGGGTTCAGTCTGCTGCCAGTTTTTCATGTTATTACCATTATATGCATCAGTTAGCTACTTTTCCGACTGAATCAAACCCCCAACTCCAACTCCAACTTCCAGGTATGCCCTTACTCAAACACGACGAAATCCCTAGCTTTTTGCACCCTGCTTCTCCTTACACTATGTTGAAGAAGGCTATTTTAGGTCAATTTGAAAAATTGTCTAATCCGTTTCGTATACTAATGGATACGTTCCATGAACTCGAACTCGACCTCGTTGATCAGCTTTCAAAAATTTGTCCAATTAAAACTGTTGGTCCATTATTCATGTACCCTAAATTAATTTCCCCCAATGGAAACGATATTCGTGGCGATTATTTCACGTCTGATAGTGGAATAATACAGTGGCTCGATTCGAAATCAGCATCCTCTGTTGTATACATTTCATTTGGGAGCATAGTCATGTTGAAACAAGAACAAATTGATGAATTGGCCTATGGATTGTTAAATTCAGGGGTGAATTTTTTATGGGTAGTAAAAGAACCTTCAGTAGGGACAGGTTATTTACCAGTAAAATTACCAGATGGATTTTTGGACAAAGCTGGTGACAGAGCTAAAATTGTCCAATGGTGTCCACAAGAACAAGTTTTAGCACACCCGTCGTTATCCTGTTTTTTAACGCACTGTGGATGGAATTCAACTATGGAAGCAATATCTATTGGTACGCCAATTATTGCGTTTCCACAATGGGGTGATCAAGTTCTTGACGCTAAGTACTTAGTGGATGTGTTTAAAGTTGGGATTCAATTATGTAGAGGTGAGGATGAAAATAGAATCATTCCACGAGAGGAAGTGGAGAAGTGCGTGAGGGAGGCGACGAGTGGAGCAAAGGCCGCGGAGATGAAAGAAAACGCGTTGAAGTGGAAGACAGTGGCGGAGGATGCGGTGGCTGATGGTGGCTCATCCCAGCAGAATCTCCAAGCATTCATCGATGATATTGTAACAAAGTGTACTGCCGAAAAGTTCAAGAAAGCTAGCTTGCAATAA